One stretch of Pararhizobium qamdonense DNA includes these proteins:
- a CDS encoding sensor histidine kinase, producing MSVVKEDYWSSDTQELSGSADLQALSISSAWMRTGRARRPLGQAANSSNHIRRVLLGLFPSSVRSRLFLAPIAGPVVAYGVLLALGDVTAPQWTLGTFALATGLGLVISAIVVRQLLQPLAELVAAANRLGINSGIERLPETGPSEACNAARAFNAMSERVNRQVEERIRLLTAFSHDMQTPITRMRLRVELAEHFPEREKLLRDLGEAERLVRDGIAYARNSHVVRESDTPVDLCAFIESIVFDYQDTGRDVFIVGSIQGIRAVKPAALRRVLSNFIDNALKFAGAAQISVTRDVNGRVSIAVMDRGPGIDPQKLDAVVKPFVRLQQCNGEHAPGVGLGLAIAQQLAREMNASLVLENRLGGGLSAQIVFAAR from the coding sequence ATGTCAGTCGTTAAAGAAGATTATTGGAGTTCTGACACTCAGGAGCTATCCGGCTCCGCCGACCTCCAGGCGCTGTCGATCAGCTCGGCATGGATGCGTACGGGCCGGGCGCGTCGACCTTTAGGCCAGGCTGCAAATAGTTCGAATCATATCCGCCGCGTCCTTCTCGGACTCTTTCCAAGCTCGGTGCGGTCGCGGCTTTTCCTGGCACCCATCGCGGGACCGGTGGTCGCCTACGGGGTCCTGCTGGCTCTAGGAGACGTTACTGCTCCCCAGTGGACTCTGGGTACGTTCGCGCTGGCGACAGGACTAGGCTTGGTGATATCGGCAATTGTCGTCCGACAATTGCTGCAGCCGCTCGCCGAGCTCGTGGCGGCGGCGAACAGGCTTGGAATAAACAGTGGGATTGAGAGACTTCCGGAGACGGGCCCGAGCGAGGCTTGCAACGCTGCCAGAGCGTTCAACGCCATGTCGGAACGGGTGAACCGTCAGGTCGAGGAGCGCATTCGCCTCCTAACCGCTTTCTCCCACGATATGCAGACTCCCATCACGCGCATGCGGCTAAGGGTCGAGCTGGCCGAACATTTCCCGGAGCGCGAGAAACTGCTTCGCGATCTGGGCGAGGCGGAAAGGCTTGTAAGGGACGGAATTGCCTATGCCCGAAACTCTCACGTCGTTCGCGAGTCCGACACCCCGGTAGACCTTTGCGCCTTCATCGAAAGCATTGTGTTTGATTATCAGGACACTGGAAGAGACGTCTTCATCGTAGGCAGCATTCAGGGTATACGCGCTGTAAAGCCTGCGGCGCTGCGCCGGGTTCTGTCGAATTTCATCGACAACGCTCTCAAGTTCGCCGGTGCAGCACAGATATCGGTCACCCGGGATGTAAACGGCAGAGTTAGCATCGCCGTTATGGATCGGGGTCCCGGCATCGATCCTCAGAAGCTTGATGCAGTTGTGAAGCCGTTCGTGAGACTCCAGCAGTGCAACGGAGAGCACGCTCCCGGCGTTGGATTGGGTCTCGCTATCGCGCAGCAGCTGGCGCGGGAGATGAACGCTTCTCTTGTCCTCGAAAACAGGCTCGGCGGCGGGTTGTCCGCACAGATTGTTTTCGCCGCCAGGTGA
- a CDS encoding DUF3095 family protein has translation MTEMLAANHHTYRKFSSVLDRSIYEPLPDSWIIGMTDVVGSTVAIQEGRYEDVNFLGASIIAAVGNEIGNFDFPFSFGGDGATFALPGGFLTQAKSALGQIARLSRNRFNLEMRAGLLPVEEVRRNGRDVRIARYAVSRDATYFMFAGGGLRWAERELKKGRFIVQGSPADLSEPDLNGLSCEWNPFKSQRGTILSLLVEPRDTASDLAFSEIARDVMQVFEEVDNGSSPLPTAVPVRKDGLDSVDPETWAAVASNSDFRKFDDVLRLTVDCTLAQVEEVERLLRSSVDRGDVRYGLHRQSHAIMTCLVPGTNADSHLHFLDGRDGGFAKAAAMLRLTS, from the coding sequence ATGACGGAAATGTTGGCTGCAAACCACCATACCTACCGCAAATTCAGCAGCGTTCTTGATCGCTCGATATACGAGCCGCTTCCGGACAGCTGGATCATCGGGATGACCGATGTCGTAGGGTCAACGGTGGCTATCCAAGAGGGCCGATACGAAGACGTGAACTTTCTCGGCGCGTCGATCATCGCGGCTGTCGGAAATGAGATCGGCAATTTCGACTTCCCGTTCAGCTTTGGCGGCGACGGTGCCACATTCGCGTTGCCGGGCGGATTTCTGACGCAAGCGAAGTCGGCGCTCGGACAGATCGCAAGGCTGTCACGCAATCGCTTCAACCTCGAGATGAGAGCAGGGCTGCTTCCCGTTGAGGAAGTCAGGCGCAATGGCCGGGACGTGCGTATCGCACGCTACGCGGTCTCGAGAGACGCGACGTATTTTATGTTCGCCGGCGGCGGTCTGAGGTGGGCGGAGCGTGAGCTCAAGAAAGGCAGGTTCATCGTGCAAGGGAGCCCTGCCGATCTTTCAGAGCCTGATTTGAACGGACTGTCTTGCGAGTGGAATCCCTTCAAAAGCCAACGAGGGACAATTCTGTCACTTTTGGTCGAGCCCCGAGACACCGCGAGTGATCTTGCGTTCAGCGAGATCGCGCGGGACGTGATGCAGGTGTTTGAAGAGGTCGACAACGGCTCGAGTCCGCTGCCGACAGCGGTCCCCGTGCGCAAGGACGGCCTGGACAGCGTTGATCCCGAGACTTGGGCTGCCGTTGCTTCCAACTCCGATTTCAGAAAGTTCGACGATGTCCTGAGACTGACGGTGGATTGCACTCTGGCGCAGGTGGAAGAGGTAGAACGTTTACTTCGAAGTTCCGTTGATCGCGGTGACGTGCGATATGGTCTGCACCGTCAATCTCATGCGATTATGACTTGTCTGGTCCCTGGAACCAATGCCGACTCTCATCTCCATTTCCTTGATGGCAGGGACGGGGGATTTGCGAAAGCGGCCGCGATGCTGCGGCTTACTTCTTGA
- a CDS encoding MFS transporter — protein MSEVENSRASLSAWQDDGCMPRKEQYRAIGIVSLGQCLEFYNFAIFIFFSDVIGQLFFPVGMPEWLTTVQTWGLFAAGYLFRPLGGVVLAHFGDLFGRKRVFAFSVLLMAFSTLGIGLLPAYETIGPVAPVLLLCFRVLQGIAIGGEVPGSWTFVAEHVPRKNVGWACGIVCCGLTFGILLATSVASAVGTLFPLEAVHEFGWRLPFLLGGVFGLAGLKLRRMLNETPVFDNMRKQKMLVPALPLREVLKAHRYGIFLSIVVTWILSSVVVLTLTLPIVLHTYGIGKEDALFAASISTVFLAIGVTVSGALLDRVGPSRFFLLYAVLLLVGAFAYLKMEGADMASLYALCAVVGLFGGVTAGTPYVMVSSFPARVRYTGVSFAYNVSYAFFGGVTPMIITALSPFGVVSHVIYFVFISLLSLVLGVVLMARPTALVHR, from the coding sequence ATGTCAGAAGTAGAAAACTCACGGGCTTCACTGTCGGCCTGGCAAGACGATGGCTGTATGCCGAGAAAAGAGCAGTACCGCGCCATCGGTATCGTATCTTTAGGGCAGTGTCTTGAGTTCTACAATTTCGCTATTTTCATCTTCTTCTCTGACGTTATTGGCCAGCTTTTCTTTCCCGTTGGTATGCCGGAGTGGCTGACGACAGTGCAGACCTGGGGTCTCTTTGCCGCCGGCTATCTTTTTAGGCCTCTAGGGGGTGTCGTACTGGCTCACTTTGGAGACCTGTTCGGACGCAAACGGGTGTTTGCGTTTTCGGTTCTCCTGATGGCTTTTTCAACTCTTGGTATAGGTCTTCTTCCTGCGTACGAGACGATAGGTCCGGTTGCACCCGTTTTACTCCTGTGCTTCCGAGTTCTTCAGGGGATAGCTATTGGCGGCGAGGTACCGGGTTCGTGGACCTTTGTGGCTGAACACGTGCCGAGAAAGAATGTCGGCTGGGCGTGCGGTATCGTCTGCTGCGGGCTGACTTTCGGCATATTGCTCGCGACTTCCGTCGCAAGCGCGGTAGGCACGCTTTTTCCGCTCGAAGCCGTGCACGAGTTCGGGTGGCGTCTTCCTTTTCTATTGGGTGGCGTGTTCGGATTGGCCGGGCTGAAGCTAAGGCGCATGCTCAACGAGACCCCCGTGTTCGACAACATGCGAAAACAGAAAATGCTGGTTCCGGCGCTTCCGCTGAGGGAGGTATTAAAAGCCCACCGCTATGGAATTTTCCTTTCGATTGTCGTGACCTGGATACTGTCGAGTGTGGTCGTCCTGACGCTTACGTTGCCAATCGTCCTCCATACATACGGGATCGGTAAAGAGGACGCGCTTTTTGCCGCGAGCATAAGCACCGTTTTTCTGGCGATAGGAGTAACGGTCTCGGGCGCTCTTCTGGACCGTGTCGGGCCTTCGAGATTCTTCCTTCTGTACGCTGTCTTGCTCCTGGTCGGCGCGTTTGCTTACCTGAAAATGGAGGGCGCGGACATGGCGTCGCTTTACGCGCTTTGTGCCGTGGTTGGCCTTTTTGGAGGTGTCACTGCGGGAACGCCCTATGTCATGGTTTCATCGTTCCCGGCCAGGGTTCGCTATACCGGGGTATCATTCGCCTACAACGTCTCCTACGCGTTCTTCGGTGGGGTCACTCCTATGATAATAACGGCGTTGAGCCCGTTCGGCGTCGTTTCCCACGTAATTTATTTTGTGTTCATCAGCCTTTTGTCTCTTGTTCTGGGTGTCGTGTTGATGGCTCGGCCGACAGCCCTCGTTCACCGGTAA
- a CDS encoding two-component system VirA-like sensor kinase, protein MILVAGAFSFAVFAFGRVPSREIHEAILTSLRAVDVNHASLQRDVLQARAGLLRNFDPLVTPIRTLHATVSRLGMLFPESGVETPSALSDELSKLSSSIDRDEELVEEFKTKNALLQNSLSIANQMLSKLHGAAAPEMRSIDTPNDLGNLMMRFALQPALPLAEDIRAQLDGMLKSDHGLMPDVRAYVVHAKMILNTLPAVDRIIYEIQASQTSEDARRLQVVYLDAYGEQSVRSSWSRALLGSIAILLCVYVASLIYRLRQQTLKLTQQLDVESLIADIQRRFTEGRDKTNAALTDSLAMLAQFFDASRHAFAILDSDNGATEATFGQSSHSSFEALCDMMRKKILLVRQGALAPWKPFYYENLQQKDLDHFPEGSLSAGSVVSAEIGGNSVALLFLEHSEIRKKPTHDEVRLLGQAIVALATCLKEKREKDERETLEARLDHAQRLEALGTLAGGIAHEFNNTLGAILGYGEMALQLDPNSPNTRKYVEEMVSSGHRAKFIIDQILTFGRKRERVSRPFDVSEAIREIMPMVRMSISGSHNVKLQLGDDIPPILGNPIEIQQVVINLCTNAAHASDEDSLIDVSVAHVVEKARVSLSHGELMPGGFVRVSVEDRGSGIPESILSNIFEPFFTTRSKRGGTGLGLAAVHGHVAGMNGKIDVKSQVGLGTRFDLYFPVSYRKPIPLKEFFNERTLPLGTGQIVLIAQQDSSLRLLLEEKIAALGYEPIGFSSIAPLVTWIEGKAISPDLILLDLDVWPSPPDCLALIDQFAPVPTVFLIDPEMAVPDIRSPRGISVLKKPISSNSLATSLYNQIIAKATEALVQGADNAQ, encoded by the coding sequence ATGATCCTTGTCGCGGGGGCGTTTTCCTTCGCGGTGTTCGCGTTTGGTCGGGTGCCGTCGAGAGAAATCCATGAGGCTATCCTGACGTCTCTTCGTGCGGTGGACGTCAACCATGCATCGCTCCAGAGAGACGTGCTACAAGCCCGGGCTGGTCTGCTCAGAAATTTCGACCCCTTGGTCACACCCATTCGAACTCTCCACGCGACGGTTTCTCGATTGGGTATGTTATTTCCTGAAAGCGGCGTCGAAACACCATCCGCCCTATCTGACGAACTATCCAAACTTTCGTCTTCCATAGACCGCGATGAAGAGCTTGTTGAGGAATTCAAGACCAAGAACGCACTGTTGCAGAACTCGCTTTCAATCGCCAACCAGATGCTGAGCAAGCTGCACGGAGCGGCCGCGCCCGAAATGCGGTCGATCGACACTCCAAACGACCTCGGCAATCTTATGATGCGGTTCGCCCTTCAACCCGCACTTCCGCTCGCGGAGGACATAAGAGCGCAACTCGACGGGATGCTGAAATCTGATCATGGTCTCATGCCCGATGTGAGGGCGTATGTCGTTCACGCCAAAATGATCCTCAACACGCTCCCCGCCGTCGATCGGATTATCTACGAGATACAGGCATCACAGACATCGGAAGACGCTCGCCGCCTTCAGGTGGTCTACCTGGATGCATATGGCGAACAGAGCGTTCGGTCGTCCTGGAGCAGGGCCCTCCTCGGCTCGATAGCGATTTTGCTCTGCGTATATGTAGCATCGCTTATCTACAGATTGAGACAGCAGACTCTCAAGTTGACACAGCAGTTGGATGTCGAATCTCTGATCGCGGACATTCAGCGGCGTTTCACCGAGGGGCGGGACAAAACGAACGCCGCGCTTACCGACTCATTGGCAATGCTGGCGCAGTTTTTCGATGCGAGCCGGCATGCCTTTGCCATACTGGATAGCGACAACGGAGCGACGGAAGCGACGTTCGGGCAAAGCAGTCACAGCAGCTTCGAAGCGCTGTGCGATATGATGCGAAAAAAAATCCTGCTGGTCAGGCAAGGCGCTTTAGCGCCTTGGAAGCCGTTCTACTACGAAAACCTCCAGCAAAAAGACCTAGATCATTTTCCGGAAGGCTCTTTGAGTGCTGGATCCGTGGTCTCCGCTGAAATCGGCGGTAATTCCGTCGCCTTGCTTTTCCTCGAGCACAGCGAGATTCGTAAGAAGCCCACTCACGATGAGGTTCGTCTTCTCGGGCAGGCCATCGTAGCGCTGGCGACTTGTCTCAAAGAAAAGCGGGAAAAAGACGAGCGCGAAACCCTGGAAGCGCGGCTCGACCATGCCCAACGTCTGGAGGCCCTTGGCACGTTGGCTGGGGGTATCGCCCACGAGTTCAACAACACTCTTGGGGCCATTCTCGGGTACGGCGAAATGGCGCTCCAACTCGACCCAAACTCTCCGAACACAAGGAAATACGTCGAGGAAATGGTCTCGAGCGGTCATCGGGCGAAATTCATCATAGACCAGATTCTGACGTTTGGCCGAAAAAGAGAGAGGGTCAGCAGGCCATTCGACGTTTCCGAAGCGATACGCGAAATAATGCCGATGGTACGCATGTCCATCTCCGGCAGTCACAACGTGAAACTTCAACTCGGTGACGATATTCCTCCGATACTCGGAAACCCCATAGAGATCCAGCAGGTCGTCATTAATCTCTGCACCAATGCAGCGCATGCGTCGGATGAAGACAGTCTGATCGACGTATCGGTAGCGCACGTCGTGGAAAAGGCGCGTGTTTCACTGTCTCACGGTGAACTCATGCCGGGCGGGTTCGTTCGCGTGTCGGTCGAGGACCGTGGGTCCGGAATACCCGAGAGCATATTATCCAACATTTTCGAGCCCTTTTTTACCACAAGATCGAAACGTGGCGGAACAGGTCTTGGCCTTGCTGCCGTGCATGGTCACGTCGCGGGAATGAATGGCAAGATCGACGTAAAAAGCCAGGTCGGGCTTGGAACCCGTTTTGACCTCTACTTCCCGGTATCGTACCGGAAGCCCATCCCCCTGAAGGAGTTTTTCAACGAGCGAACGTTGCCACTAGGGACAGGTCAGATCGTTTTGATCGCTCAGCAGGACAGCTCTCTCAGGCTGCTTCTCGAAGAGAAGATCGCGGCGCTTGGCTACGAACCGATCGGCTTTTCCTCGATCGCGCCGCTGGTGACTTGGATCGAGGGTAAAGCCATCAGTCCGGATCTGATATTGCTCGACCTGGACGTCTGGCCCTCGCCCCCGGATTGTCTCGCTTTGATAGACCAGTTTGCCCCGGTGCCAACCGTTTTTCTGATCGACCCGGAAATGGCCGTGCCCGATATTCGGTCGCCCAGAGGCATCTCTGTCCTCAAAAAACCAATCAGTTCAAACAGTTTAGCGACGTCCCTCTATAACCAGATCATCGCCAAAGCCACAGAGGCGCTGGTGCAAGGCGCGGACAACGCTCAATAG